One segment of Acidobacteriota bacterium DNA contains the following:
- the tsf gene encoding translation elongation factor Ts, producing the protein MSNVTPATIKALREKTGAGMMECKKALTEAEGNEEKAIEVLRKHGLATATKKAGRVAAEGLVNSYIHAGGKIGVLLEVNCETDFVARGEEFRSFVHDLAMHITAAEPRYTNKEDVPPEVLDKEREIALEQARLDPKNADKPQQVLDKIVEGRISKFYQETCLMEQPFVKDQNITVGTLVTQMMQRTGENIRVRRFTRYKMGEGLEKRTSDLGAEVQDLLGGNK; encoded by the coding sequence ATGTCCAACGTAACACCAGCAACAATCAAAGCGCTCCGGGAAAAAACCGGCGCGGGCATGATGGAATGCAAAAAAGCGCTCACGGAAGCCGAGGGCAACGAGGAGAAGGCCATCGAGGTTCTGCGCAAGCACGGGCTGGCGACAGCGACGAAGAAAGCGGGGCGCGTTGCCGCCGAGGGGCTCGTCAATTCGTACATACACGCCGGCGGAAAGATAGGAGTGCTTCTCGAGGTCAACTGCGAGACTGACTTCGTCGCGCGCGGCGAAGAGTTCCGTAGCTTCGTCCATGATTTGGCTATGCACATAACCGCGGCCGAGCCACGCTACACAAACAAAGAAGACGTGCCCCCTGAGGTGCTCGACAAGGAACGTGAGATCGCGCTCGAACAAGCTCGTCTCGATCCGAAGAACGCGGACAAGCCTCAGCAGGTGCTCGATAAAATCGTCGAAGGACGGATAAGCAAGTTTTATCAAGAGACCTGCTTGATGGAGCAGCCCTTCGTTAAGGACCAGAACATCACCGTCGGCACACTGGTTACCCAGATGATGCAGAGGACCGGCGAGAACATAAGGGTGCGGCGATTCACCCGCTACAAGATGGGTGAGGGACTCGAGAAACGCACCTCGGACCTTGGAGCCGAG